AATATATCTGACTGATCAATTTCTGTTTTCTTACTCATTAGTACTTCATACATTGGGCTACCTGTTTTAATGATACGATCGGCTGGGAATCCCTCGTTTAATAAGTATTCTCTTGCAATAGAGCTATACGGTAAATTTATATCAGATATATGATCTACAATTTTTCTGTTTGTTTCTTCAGGTACTCTTTGATCAAAACATCTATTACCCGCTTCCATATGGAATATTGGAATATGTCGGCGTTTAGCAGCTATAGCAGTTAAGCAACTGTTCGTATCACCTAATACTAAAAAGGCGTCTGGTTTTACTTCTTCTAGAATAGGATCAATCTTAATTAGGATATTACCAATCGTTTCAATTGCTGTACCTATTGCTGCATTTAAGAAGTAATCGGGCTTTTTTAAATTTAAGTCTTTAAAAAATACTTCATTTAATTCGTAATCATAGTTTTGTCCAGTATGAACTAAAACATGTTCAATAGCCTCAGAGTTATTCAGTTTGTGAATAACAGCTGAAAGCCTAATGATTTCGGGTCTAGTTCCTACTACAGTCATTACCTTTAGTTTCTTCATCATTATACCTCCACGAAAATTGTATCTGGTTTTTCAGGGTCAAATGTTTCATTTGCCCACATCACTGTTACCATGTCTGTATTGCCTAGGTTTTCGATATTATGTGTATACCCAGGTGGGATATCTACCACTTGCAGTTTATCACCGCTGACGTGATATTCAATGATATTTTGTTCATCAATCTTTCTAAATCGAATGACACCAATACCACTTACCACCAAAAACTTCTCGTTTTTGGTGTGGTGCCAGTGATTTCCTTTGACTATCCCGGGCTTTGATATGTTAATCGACACTTGACCTCTGTCAGGTGTTTTAAGAAACTCAGTGAATGAACCACGATGATCGATGTTCATTTTTAAATCATAACTGAATTGATCGGTCGGTAGATAGCTTAAGTAATTAGCATATAATTTTTTGGTGAATGGGTCTATGGTGCTTGGGATAAAACGGTTTTTTCTACTCTCTTTGAATGAATATAATAAATCCACAATCTCACCTAATTTGACAGTGTGAACTGGTTCAACATAACAAAACTCATCTTTTCTATTCTCTCGACCATTTAAAGCGTAGATGAGTTCTTTAACAAGATCATCGATATAAATTAAGTTCATAACCACATTTCGGTCGTTAATTGTAATCGGTAAATCATTGGCGATATTATATGAGAAGGTTGCTATAGCGCTGTTATAGTTTGGTCTACACCATTTTCCAAAAACATTTGGAAAACGGTAAACTAGAACTCTTGCATTAGTTTCTTCACTGTAACTGAATAGCAAATCCTCACCAGCTTTTTTACTAATTCCGTATGGATTATCTAGTAATGCTTGTATCGATGACGCAAGCATGATAGGTGACTTGTTTTGATATCTTTTAAGGTTCTCTAAAAGAACCGACGTAAAACCAAAATTGCCTTCTAGGAACTCTTTTTGGTCTTTAGGTCTATTAATGCCAGCTAAATGAAATACAAATTCACAGTCCTTAGAATAATTATCTAACTCTTCTAGTGTTGAATCCATATCATATTCATAAATATCTGTGTACTTTTGATTTTTCAGCTCAGCGATTAAGTTTTTACCGATGAAACCTTTAGCACCCGTAACGAGTATTTTCATAATACACCTACCTTATTTAAATAAGTCTAGTTTGAGTAATAGTTTTTTCATACCTTCAATATCCAGTCTAGATGTATTATGTGAATGGTATGAATCAGCTAATACAAGTTCCTTACTACCTTTTTCAATGAATTTGTCGTAATTTAAGTTTCTGTTATCTGCTGGAATCTTAAAGAATCCACCTAAATCAACAGCTTTATTCATTTCTTCTTGTGTCACTAATACTTCATATAATTTTTCACCATGTCTAGTACCAATATAGACCGGTTCGATTGAACATTTTGTTAAATCGAGTACAGCTTTGGCAAGTACATCAATACTTGCTGCTGGGGCTTTTTGAACAAAAAGATCACCTTGTTCACCATGTTCAAATGCATATAAAACCAAATCAACAGCGTCTTCTAAAGTCATCATAAAACGAGTCATTTCAGGATTTGTTATTGTGATCGGTTTGTTTTCGTGTATTTGATCTAAGAAAAGAGGAATTACAGATCCGCGAGATGCCATAACATTGCCATATCGAGTTAAACATAATACCGTATCATTCTTTCTTAGCTGTCTCGATCTTGCAATTACATTTTTCTCCATCATAGCCTTACTCATACCCATTGCATTAATAGGATATGCAGCCTTATCAGTCGATAAGAAAATGGCCTTTTTAATACCGTTTTTAACACAAGCACTAATAACATTATCACTTCCCAAGATGTTCGTTTTAACTGCTTCAATTGGGTAGAATTCGCACGAAGGCACTTGTTTTAGCGCTGCTGCATGAAAAACATAATCAACACCAATAAAAGCACCCTCGATGGAATCGTAATCTCTTACATCTCCCATGTAGAATTTAAGTTTATCGTTATTATAGTACTTTCTCATGTCTTCTTGCTTTTTTTCATCTCTAGATAGAATTCGAATTTCTTTTATATCACTTGATAAAAATCGTGAAACAACTGCATTACCAAACGATCCTGTACCTCCGGTAACCAATAGTATTTTTTCTTTAAACATATAATTTCTCCTTTTCTTCTAGTCGTTTTGAATCACCATATATTAGCCTAATATTTACACTTGTAACAATTACTATAAATGGAATGAGTGAAATAATGTTTATTAGAATTAAATGATTCCATTTCATAATCCAATCCCAAAATATAAAAGTTAAAATGAACTTTAGAAATACTCCTACTATGTATGAATAGAATTGTGCTCTAAGTATATTCATTCCATTTGAAAATGTTGATTGTATTGCTATAGTAGAAAATATCACTCCATATATTGCCATGATTACTAAGTTGGAAATATCAACTGTAAAACTGTTTATACCTAACCATATGTTAAATAGGAATTGAGACAAGAATATTATAATCAATTGAACAATAACCAATAACATCAAAACAATATGAGTGTATAAATACGTTTTTTTTATCCATTCATGCCTTTTTTCATGAAGGGCTTTTGTAACTGCAGACCAAATAGGGATCAATAGAATAGATAACATAACAGGAGCTAATGTAAATAGTTTGTAGTAAAATTGGTAATCGATCACACTAGATGGATTTAGGACTTGACTTATAAATAATTCGTTTGTCGCGTTAATTAATAAATACATTATTTGAATAAAAAAGAAAAGTCCACCGATATTAATTACACTTTGTGAAAATTTAAAATCCAAGTTTTTCAGTTTGGGTCTCATTTTTCTATATTTTCCTAAGAAAAGAACTAGAGTGATTACTAAAGTGGGGACGTTTGTTGCCAAAACGTAAAAAATGGAAACATAAACGAGCTTATCGCTCAAGTTACCAGTATTTAAAAGAGTGATAAAAATAAAAATAGATAAGCTTGTTACAAGTGATAAAAAGTTAACTAGAAATGGTTTTTGTAATGCATAGAGTAAAGAATAGATAAGCTTTAACGTGAAATGAAGCAAAATACCAAACAGTGATATCATAAATGCAACTCTTATTGTTGAATTTTGAATGATATTAGAAGATACATTAAATATTTTATTATAGTTTAGAAATTGGCTCAAGATAATTGCGACTAAGAATACGAAAACTGACAAAATTGAAAAAATAAAATACGAACCAGTTATATATTTTGATGACTTCAAGTCGTCCCTATCTGCAATTGTTTTTACCAAATAATTTCTCAATCCATTCCCAATTCCTAAATCAAATGTCAATATCCAAGTTAGAATTGACAAAATAGTAAACCATAACCCAAGGTACGTATCATTGGAAAAATATCTCAAGTAGGCTGGAACAGTTAATAATGATAATATGACTGAACCACCTTTTAATATTATAGTAATTAGAATATTGAATATTAAATTTCGTGAATCATTATCAATTTTTTTTATAAGTTGCAATTTCTTTCTCATCCTTTTCAATTACTATTCTATTACGATATATAACCCATATTATAAACATAAATAATGTAGCAATCAATGATTGTTTTGTCTGTAATAATTGATTGTTATTTGGGATATACATTATAAATATTGTTAGATGCGCAAAGACTACAATAGACACTGGATCACGATTTACAATAGAATATTTCCATGCCCTTGCAAATAAAAAAACACCAAAAGATACAATTAATATCGCCCCAAAAAAAGTAAAATCTGAAGCAATCCATGGGAAAATACTTATCCAGTTTGAATAACCATCGTATCCGTAAACATCATTAATTCGTTCTCCATAAGTTGGTGAATATGAAGAATCCGAAATATTAAAAGTTCTAGTTATAATCTCTCTAAAAGCAAATGAACTTCCCATCCCCATTGAGGACTCATAGGGCAAATTAAGTGATAAATATAACCCATAATAACCATTTGAAAAATAATTAAAAAACAAAATTACTGGTTTTTTAAAATCGGTTGGGACCATTCTGACAATAGGATGTTCTAAGTTTGAAAAAGCTCTTCCGTCAATTGTTTCAATACTCAAGTTCCATCTTTCTACCCTTGAACCAATATTGCTGATAAAAAATCCAAGGAACAATATAGCGAAGAGAGTTGAAATGATAAATATTTTTGGCTTTATTTTTTTACTAGAGTTGATTAGTTTAATTATTATTGGAATTAAAAAGTATATTAGCATATCACCTATCATTTTTTGGTTCCCATCAAAAATAATTACATGCCAAAGTGATAAAGCATAGTTAAGTAAAACTAAAGCTTTGAATGAAAAGGATAGTTTGTTGAAGAAGTAAATACCAAGCACCTTAACAAAAATATCAAAAATGTATATGTATGATAATAACCAAAATGAATAGGTAAATATAAAATCTTTATTTCCATATGATGTGGTTAAAATATCAAAAATCGACGAATTAGGAGCAATACTTACTCCATATACAATAGTTTTCTCTATGATTATTAAGAAATATAGGATAGTCATAAACACAATTAGTATTTTTAATGCGCGAAAACCGTAATTAAATCTGATTGGTCTTTTTGAATAATAGATATGTACATCAGACTCAATTCCTCTATGATATCCAAAAATAGCAAAAATCGAGAATATAATCATAAACCCTAAGACTATTATTTTGTTATATTGGACATACTCCCAAGGACCAAAAAAATTAGCCAAAAGTGTTGTAACTATATATATTATGAATATTTTCAGTGGCAAATATAATTTTTTTCTCATTTGTTATCCTTTAAGTTTATTAAAAATACTATTTCGGTATTCATATGAATGCCTTTTATTAAAAAGTAATGATGAGTTTGCATTAATTTTTTGTGCTATTTCATCATAATTTTGGATTATGTTCTGCAAGTATACTATTAAACTATCTATAGTTGTGGCATTAAACCCTATTTGATTATTTACTATATATTGTGCTGAATTGATTTCAGATGGACCATATATTATTATAGGTCTTCCCGCAGAAATATATTCCGTGATTTTTGTCGATAAAGAGTATTTTGTGTACTCAATATTTTCTTGTTTAAACGATTCTACATGTATTAATATATCAGCTTTCCTTATTAAGACCTGCGCTTTCGTATTGTCAACTTCATTGAATATTCTGCTATTTTTGAAGTTGAATAGATGCTGATACTTGTTGTAATGCCCCTTAGGAACATATATGTTAAACATAAAGGGTACATTCATTAATCGTTGGGAATCCAGAAGTTTGCACATTTCCATTATAGTTTCAATTCTTCCTATATGTAACCCACCCATATATAACAACTGAAATTCTTTTCCATCTTTCAATCCTAAGTTTGTTAGGTTATTGTTAGTTAGAATATTACCAATAACATGGAATTCAATATTTTTAAAGCGATTTTCATACTCTTTTTTCATGAGGTCACTTATAACAAGTGCATTTCTTGATTTAGTCATCTGATTATAAATTTTCCCTAATATTAATCGATTTATAAGACGATTTTTAACTATGTTGAAACTTGTATCAATCCAGTTATCCATAAAATGATAAATGACATTTATATCCAATAGTTTACTTAAGTATGAAGAAAAGTTTATTGCAAAATATGACTCGCCAATCGTGTAAATAATATCTGGGTTGAACTCTTTTATTCTTTGAATATTTTTCTTCGAAAGAACATGGAAAAGACTCTTAGTATATTTAACATATTCTTTGATTTTTGCATATCTAACCTTATTAAACTTACTCCTAAGTTCAAATGGCATATCATTTATAATTTTTTTGTTTTTTGATATTTGAAATGACTCAAAATAGGGTAATTGTTGATCTTGGTATTTCACACTTCTTAAGTTATATACTTCCATCAAATTATAATGAAAAAGCAAGTTTCTTAGCGTGATTCCTAATGGAGTGTTTTCTTGTAAAGAATAATTGTTGACAATTAAAATATTCATATTTCAATCCTAATCAATTTATACAAATTTCTAGTTACTTTAAAATTAATAGAAAGTGAAAAAAGATATAGTTTTTTTCTGATATCTACTCTTGAAAAAATAATTTTTAAAAATATTTTTCTTGACATACGTGTTATTATCTTAATATATTCTTTTTCATAACTATTGAATTTAATCAAGAATGAAGCGATTGTTAATACCACTCTCATTATAATTAGATTCATTTGATTACTTGTAATTTCATTATTTTTTTTCATTAATTCAACTATGTTAATTATCTGTAGAGCGGAAGCGACTTTTTTGTTAAAACCTG
Above is a genomic segment from bacterium containing:
- a CDS encoding capsular polysaccharide biosynthesis protein CapF, which translates into the protein MKILVTGAKGFIGKNLIAELKNQKYTDIYEYDMDSTLEELDNYSKDCEFVFHLAGINRPKDQKEFLEGNFGFTSVLLENLKRYQNKSPIMLASSIQALLDNPYGISKKAGEDLLFSYSEETNARVLVYRFPNVFGKWCRPNYNSAIATFSYNIANDLPITINDRNVVMNLIYIDDLVKELIYALNGRENRKDEFCYVEPVHTVKLGEIVDLLYSFKESRKNRFIPSTIDPFTKKLYANYLSYLPTDQFSYDLKMNIDHRGSFTEFLKTPDRGQVSINISKPGIVKGNHWHHTKNEKFLVVSGIGVIRFRKIDEQNIIEYHVSGDKLQVVDIPPGYTHNIENLGNTDMVTVMWANETFDPEKPDTIFVEV
- a CDS encoding polysaccharide biosynthesis protein; this translates as MFKEKILLVTGGTGSFGNAVVSRFLSSDIKEIRILSRDEKKQEDMRKYYNNDKLKFYMGDVRDYDSIEGAFIGVDYVFHAAALKQVPSCEFYPIEAVKTNILGSDNVISACVKNGIKKAIFLSTDKAAYPINAMGMSKAMMEKNVIARSRQLRKNDTVLCLTRYGNVMASRGSVIPLFLDQIHENKPITITNPEMTRFMMTLEDAVDLVLYAFEHGEQGDLFVQKAPAASIDVLAKAVLDLTKCSIEPVYIGTRHGEKLYEVLVTQEEMNKAVDLGGFFKIPADNRNLNYDKFIEKGSKELVLADSYHSHNTSRLDIEGMKKLLLKLDLFK
- the wecB gene encoding UDP-N-acetylglucosamine 2-epimerase (non-hydrolyzing), whose protein sequence is MKKLKVMTVVGTRPEIIRLSAVIHKLNNSEAIEHVLVHTGQNYDYELNEVFFKDLNLKKPDYFLNAAIGTAIETIGNILIKIDPILEEVKPDAFLVLGDTNSCLTAIAAKRRHIPIFHMEAGNRCFDQRVPEETNRKIVDHISDINLPYSSIAREYLLNEGFPADRIIKTGSPMYEVLMSKKTEIDQSDILKKLGLEPGKYFLVSAHREENINSDNFIDLVNTLNTLADLYQLPVIISTHPRTRKMIEMKGIKFNPLIQTLKPLGFIDYNKLQIESKTVLSDSGTISEESSILKFKALNIREAHERPEAMEEAAVMMVGLKKENILQALSFLDHQDNRTIRYVEDYSMENVSEKVLRIIISYTNYINRVVWQK